A stretch of the Acyrthosiphon pisum isolate AL4f chromosome A2, pea_aphid_22Mar2018_4r6ur, whole genome shotgun sequence genome encodes the following:
- the LOC100166136 gene encoding syndetin gives MAELKQKLKNLLDTKTAVKVPLIGSQDFQDISSKKSDSLLLKAVNNEKFVEKRDAELISNIDQVYFNSSDFDFAKFELEKLPRVLDKKLIANDVKNLRAQHEIVEKQLLQLILENQAACDDELDKIGMLQNNLKSSLENCEYAKNCLKLAKRQITTAGLGLLGNCRKKSLILDLLNSLNSIKMLLQTEKKLEELVSQANYAKGIALLLECTQGASPFKQFTCIAALSVKLQDALIMTEEQLDIVLSNMCFNFDNEKYSAIQEAYRRLGKTRIAIDQLHMHYTSAVHSTSFDTINLFVNTDKVENNKNSFALLCQCVPDEQLIPCLIALSKIFWNILQSYKKAADWHREFKDISTDSEDDIEEYVNQEYISKKFEIGPTRLWGDIITKISNLVFNSNMTKFKFDDFLQVLSILNKHIKIGEEFCNSKSEQLQNDTKKSCISYFHTYHKNCLDELTIFFENESWTPCPVKREFNLFQLQEYRTIKNHIQKTDSSHLTHSRNSSMDSSSISTSEYLHFTSDKSPFDNDLNTTYCEDILDTEMDGNSVCSDDTNNSYEDTENDNITADNYERPPLLTNTTLTVMRHCGKYLKICNILKSISEDVVTCLCQLFEYYLYSVHLLFTSDILPQICSGVNSVKLQSVITRICNTLIQCNHENETNQDPFIREPVALHMLSLSDANNLYSISERIVAVESLVFLGEQYKLLHSYLNTLLTSDTSSYSLQQFFNQTVAVAVDLRKPVYGRVICKSIDYNQVLGMMTKVNWEVKDIMCEHSGYVDYFLQELRAFFKTLKTSTPNIYLNEQVLNSIWEAIAVLVSSVFIEGFSLAKKCSNAGRALMQLDFTQFMSQINSICPINPLPHKELVEVYIKAYYLPETSLETWTRDHQEYTHKQLLAVINCVCQNNKRSRQKLTNLLEESLQR, from the exons actgCTGTGAAAGTACCGCTCATAGGATCACAAGACTTTCAGGATATTTCTAGCAAAAAAAGTGACTCACTTTTATTAAAAGCtgtgaataatgaaaaatttgttgaaaaacGTGATGCTGAActtatatcaaatatagatcAAGTATATTTTAACAGTTCTGATTTTGATTTTGCTAAATTTGAGCTAGAA AAATTGCCAAGAGTCCTTGATAAAAAACTGATTGCTAATGATGTAAAAAACCTAAGGGCACAACATGAAATTGTTGAGAAACAGTTGCTACAATTGATTCTTGAAAATCAAGCTGCATGTGATGATGAATTAGACaa aattggaatgttacaaaataatttaaaatctagttTAGAAAATTGTGAATATGCTAAAAATTGCTTAAAACTAGCTAAAAGACAAATCACTACAGCTGGTTTGGGTCTTTTGGGCAATTGcagaaaaaaatctttaattctcgatttattaaattctttaaatagTATCAAAATGCTG ttacaaactgaaaaaaaacttGAAGAATTAGTATCTCAAGCTAACTACGCTAAAGGAATAGCATTGCTTTTAGAATGTACTCAAGGTGCTTCtccttttaaacaatttacttgCATTGCTGCATTATCTGTTAAACTCCAAGATGCATTAATTATGACAGAAGAGCAATTAGACATTGTTTTgtcaaat atGTGTTTCAATTTTGATAATGAAAAGTATTCAGCTATTCAAGAAGCTTATAGACGATTGGGTAAAACAAGAATTGCTATTGACCAATTGCATATGCATTATACATCAGCGGTCCACAGTACTTCGTTTGATACaatcaatttatttgttaatacagATAAGgtggaaaacaataaaaactcaTTTGCCCTTTTGTGCcag tgtGTTCCTGATGAACAATTAATTCCATGTCTTATTGcattgagtaaaatattttggaatatatTACAAAGTTATAAGAAAGCGGCAGATTGGCATAGAGAGTTTAAAGATATTAGTACAGACAGTgaag ATGATATTGAAGAATATGTAAATCAagaatatattagtaaaaaatttgaaataggtCCAACAAGGTTATGGGGTGACATCATtaccaaaatatctaatttagtattcaattcaaatatgacaaaattcaaatttgacgaCTTTCTTCAAGTGCTGTCCATCCTAAACAA gcaTATTAAAATTGGTGAAGAATTTTGTAATAGTAAATCGGAACAATTACAAAATGATACTAAAAAGTCTTGTATCAGTTATTTTCATACCTATCATAAAAATTGTCTAGATGagcttacaatattttttgaaaacgaAAGTTGGACTCCTTGTCCAGTGAAacgtgaatttaatttatttcaactgcag GAATAtagaacaattaaaaatcatattcaaAAAACTGATTCTTCTCATCTAACTCATAGTAGAAATTCATCTATGGACAGTAGCTCTATTAGTACAAGTGAATATTTACATTTCACGTCAGATAAATCACCGTttgataatgatttaaatactaCCTACTGTGAAGATATATTAGATACAGag ATGGATGGAAATAGTGTTTGTAGTGATGATACTAATAACAGTTATGAAGACacagaaaatgataatataacagCAGATAATTATGAAAGGCCACCTTTGCTTACAAATACAACACTGACAGTAATGAGACATTGtggaaaatacttaaaaatatgtaatatattaaaatcaatatcagAAGATGTAGTCACTTGCTTATGTCAGCTGTTTGAATATTATCTGTACTCAGTCCATTTGCTATTTACATCAGACATACTG CCTCAGATATGTAGTGGTGTAAATAGCGTAAAACTTCAATCAGTAATAACTAGGATATGCAACACTTTAATTCAATGTAACCATGAAAATGAAACAAATCAAGATCcattt atTCGAGAACCAGTAGCACTTCACATGTTAAGTCTATCAGATGCAAACAATTTATATAGCATTTCTGAACGAATTGTTGCTGTAGAATCATTAGTGTTTTTAGGAGAACAGTACAAGCTATTACATTcttatttgaatacattattaACATCGGATACAAGCAGTTATTCAttacaacaattttttaatcaa acTGTAGCAGTAGCTGTAGATTTACGAAAACCAGTATATGGTCGTGTGATTTGTAAATCTATTGATTATAATCAAGTACTTGGCATGATGACTAAAGTCAATTGGGAGGTAAAAGATATTATGTGCGAACACAGCGGATATGTTGATTATTTCCTACAA GAGTTACGAGCATTTTTTAAAACTCTTAAAACATCGacaccaaatatatatttaaacgagCAGGTATTAAATTCTATTTGGGAAGCTATAGCTGTTCTAGTATCATCCGTTTTTATCGAAGg attttcattagccaaaaaatgttcaaatgctGGCCGAGCATTAATGCAACTTGATTTCACACAGTTTATGTCACAAATAAACTCAATTTGCCCCATTAATCCATTACCACATAAAGAACTAGTTGAAGTGTATATCAAGGCTTATTACTTACCTGAAACATCATTGGAAACATGGACAAGGGATCATcag GAATATAcacataaacaattattagcTGTCATAAACTGTGTgtgtcaaaacaataaaaggTCACGACAAAAGCTGACAAATTTATTAGAAGAATCTCTACAAAGATAA